One window of the Pedobacter ginsengisoli genome contains the following:
- a CDS encoding biopolymer transporter ExbD has product MARAKVQRKSTSIDMTAMCDVSFLLLTFFILTATARQPDPLEVKIPSSTYKIKVPDLDMGILSIGQGKVFYEIVGKDVKMATLDKIGEQYKIQFTPEERERFGVLGSFGVPVSSLKKFIMMNGDERTKFAKANMGIPADSTNNELSEWLLQSRKAVAELHQTAMRISIKGDAEEKYPNIKKIVDILQKQKINKFSLITSAEGDAK; this is encoded by the coding sequence ATGGCAAGAGCAAAGGTTCAGAGAAAGAGTACTTCGATAGATATGACCGCCATGTGCGACGTATCCTTCCTGCTACTTACTTTCTTTATATTAACAGCAACAGCACGCCAGCCGGATCCTTTGGAAGTTAAAATTCCAAGTTCTACCTATAAGATTAAAGTTCCTGATTTAGATATGGGAATTTTATCTATCGGTCAAGGAAAGGTTTTCTATGAGATCGTAGGTAAGGACGTGAAAATGGCAACATTAGATAAAATTGGAGAGCAATACAAAATTCAGTTTACCCCTGAGGAGAGAGAACGTTTCGGTGTTCTTGGTTCATTTGGAGTTCCTGTAAGCAGCTTGAAAAAATTCATCATGATGAATGGTGATGAAAGAACAAAGTTTGCTAAGGCTAACATGGGTATTCCGGCAGATTCAACCAATAATGAATTGTCTGAATGGTTACTACAATCTCGTAAAGCGGTGGCAGAGTTACATCAGACTGCAATGAGGATCAGTATCAAGGGAGATGCTGAAGAAAAATATCCGAACATTAAAAAAATCGTTGATATTCTTCAGAAGCAAAAAATTAACAAATTTAGTTTAATTACATCGGCCGAGGGCGATGCTAAATAA